In a single window of the Massilia oculi genome:
- a CDS encoding FTR1 family iron permease → MALYQVISQGVHGTSMPAFTSLSEHDRWSLAFHVGRLSFAEPDIEAGKAAFERDKAVYSALPDINALVTTTEEELAKRLQPATARSVMAYARTHPEAIREQQERTGIALARKLLQDSLNALKNGQGANATKLALSAYLDGFEPLEATLDATDRQLLVDVERTMQLYRGAVAQGDVERATGYAQQLDAYFVRVETVTGPDRTDATTAFVGALTILLREGVEALLIAIAMVAFLRKAERPQALRYVHAGWTSALAAGALTWLVATFLVSISGASREVTEGLSSLFAAAVLLSVGLWMHQKGQAGQWQAYLKQHLTAAMEKRSAWALFALAFIAVYREVFETVLFYSALAAEGNGPALLGGFVTGLVLLAIIAAVFLRTSARMPIGKFFSFSSVLVAVLAVVLVGKGIAGLQEAGWMLVTPVTGLRLPVLGIYPTIQTYGSQLALLLAAGVGFGFNLVKAYR, encoded by the coding sequence ATGGCCCTGTACCAAGTGATCAGCCAGGGTGTTCACGGCACGTCGATGCCGGCCTTTACCAGCCTGTCCGAGCACGATCGCTGGTCGCTGGCGTTTCATGTCGGACGATTGTCCTTCGCGGAACCGGATATCGAAGCCGGCAAGGCTGCTTTTGAACGGGATAAAGCTGTGTACTCGGCGCTGCCGGACATTAACGCGCTTGTGACGACAACTGAAGAAGAGCTGGCGAAACGATTGCAGCCCGCGACCGCGCGCTCGGTCATGGCGTATGCGCGTACGCACCCGGAAGCCATCAGGGAGCAGCAGGAACGCACGGGCATCGCCCTGGCGCGCAAGCTGCTGCAGGACAGCTTGAATGCGTTGAAGAACGGCCAGGGCGCCAATGCCACGAAGCTCGCCTTGTCGGCATACTTGGACGGCTTCGAGCCGCTCGAAGCAACCCTCGACGCTACCGACCGCCAGCTGCTTGTCGACGTGGAACGGACCATGCAACTGTACCGGGGTGCGGTCGCACAAGGCGATGTGGAGCGGGCGACCGGGTACGCCCAGCAATTGGACGCGTATTTCGTACGTGTCGAGACTGTCACTGGCCCGGACCGGACCGACGCCACCACGGCGTTCGTGGGCGCCTTGACCATCCTCCTGCGCGAAGGCGTCGAAGCCCTGTTGATCGCGATCGCGATGGTTGCCTTCCTGCGCAAGGCCGAGCGGCCCCAGGCGCTGCGTTACGTGCATGCCGGCTGGACTTCCGCACTGGCTGCCGGCGCACTGACATGGCTTGTCGCGACCTTCTTGGTCAGCATCAGCGGCGCGAGCCGCGAGGTCACCGAAGGCTTGTCGTCCCTTTTCGCAGCGGCGGTGCTGCTGTCGGTCGGCCTGTGGATGCACCAGAAGGGCCAGGCTGGGCAGTGGCAGGCTTACCTGAAGCAGCACCTCACGGCAGCTATGGAAAAACGCTCGGCGTGGGCCTTGTTCGCCCTGGCATTCATTGCGGTCTACAGGGAGGTCTTCGAAACCGTCCTGTTCTATTCCGCACTTGCAGCCGAAGGTAACGGCCCCGCACTGTTAGGTGGATTCGTTACAGGCCTTGTCCTGCTGGCGATAATCGCTGCCGTCTTCCTGCGCACCAGTGCCCGGATGCCGATCGGTAAATTCTTTTCGTTTAGCTCCGTGCTGGTGGCTGTCCTGGCGGTTGTCCTGGTCGGTAAAGGGATCGCCGGGCTGCAGGAAGCCGGGTGGATGTTGGTTACGCCAGTCACCGGGCTGCGCTTGCCAGTGCTCGGGATCTACCCGACCATACAGACTTATGGATCGCAGCTGGCCCTGCTTCTCGCAGCTGGCGTTGGTTTTGGATTCAACTTGGTAAAAGCCTACAGATAG
- a CDS encoding TolC family protein, with translation MSSPRFIAPHVAHRSATRSFRGVLLVVSIVIGNGAFAAETPLTMAEAQQRAVERSRMLAAKDYAAQSSREMSVAAGQLPDPVLKLGIDNVPINRQDRFSLTRDFMTMQRVGVMQELTRSDKRRLRSERFEREAEKAIAEKAAATAAIERETALAWLDRFYAEAMSTALAEQIDQAKLEIQAADSAYRAGRGSQADIFSSRSALAALEDKASDIKRRTGNAKIALARWIGDAAQQPLGDKPAVDTIRLDEATLDTQLNHHPELAVLARQEDIAVSEANLARANKKADWSVEVAVQKRGPGYSDMLSVGLSVPLQLDQKNRQDRELSSKLAQVEQAKAEREDTLRAHVAEVRAMLNEWHTNRQRQTRYEKELTPLANSRTTATAAAYRGGKAALADVLAARRSEIDVRLQALQLAQETDRLWAQLNFLFPRNGGSAH, from the coding sequence ATGTCGTCCCCACGTTTTATTGCGCCACACGTGGCGCATCGTTCGGCTACCCGGTCCTTTCGCGGAGTCTTACTTGTTGTATCGATTGTCATCGGCAATGGTGCATTTGCCGCCGAAACGCCATTGACCATGGCCGAAGCCCAGCAGCGAGCGGTCGAGCGATCGCGAATGCTGGCAGCAAAAGACTACGCTGCACAGTCCTCGCGGGAGATGTCGGTTGCTGCCGGTCAGCTCCCCGATCCGGTGCTGAAGCTCGGTATCGATAACGTTCCGATCAATCGGCAAGATCGCTTCAGCTTGACGCGAGACTTCATGACCATGCAACGCGTCGGTGTGATGCAAGAGCTGACGCGCTCCGACAAACGTCGCCTGCGTTCCGAACGATTTGAGCGCGAAGCAGAAAAAGCGATTGCGGAAAAGGCGGCTGCGACCGCGGCAATCGAACGCGAGACTGCCCTGGCCTGGCTGGACCGTTTCTACGCCGAAGCCATGTCGACCGCACTTGCAGAACAGATCGATCAGGCGAAGCTGGAAATTCAGGCGGCGGACTCAGCTTATCGGGCCGGCCGCGGGAGCCAGGCCGACATCTTCAGTTCGCGCAGCGCACTGGCGGCCCTGGAAGACAAGGCAAGCGATATCAAGCGCCGCACCGGCAACGCCAAAATCGCACTGGCACGATGGATCGGCGATGCGGCGCAACAGCCGTTGGGCGACAAGCCGGCGGTCGATACCATCCGCCTCGACGAGGCCACACTTGACACCCAGCTTAACCACCACCCGGAACTTGCAGTGCTGGCCAGGCAGGAAGACATCGCAGTCAGTGAAGCGAATCTTGCAAGGGCCAACAAGAAAGCGGACTGGAGCGTCGAGGTCGCAGTGCAAAAACGCGGCCCGGGCTATTCGGACATGCTGTCGGTCGGCCTTTCGGTGCCCCTGCAGTTGGACCAGAAAAACCGCCAGGACCGCGAACTGTCTTCGAAGCTGGCCCAGGTCGAACAGGCGAAGGCCGAGCGCGAAGATACCTTGCGTGCCCATGTTGCGGAAGTGCGTGCCATGTTGAACGAGTGGCATACGAACAGGCAGCGACAGACCCGCTATGAGAAAGAACTGACTCCTCTGGCCAACTCACGAACAACAGCGACCGCTGCCGCCTACCGGGGCGGAAAGGCCGCGCTGGCGGACGTCCTCGCTGCCCGGCGCAGCGAAATCGACGTACGCCTGCAGGCTTTACAGCTCGCGCAGGAAACCGACCGCCTGTGGGCGCAACTGAATTTTCTCTTTCCCCGAAATGGCGGCTCCGCGCATTAA
- a CDS encoding efflux RND transporter periplasmic adaptor subunit yields the protein MDTKKLTIALLVAIAVGAGGYGLYKFGMHRGMGMANAPQAASSTQGTSVNQAQGRKVLYWHDPMVPGQKFDKPGKSPFMDMDLVPVYADEAGDEGKVSISPRVEQNLGVRTAEVTKNRLASSVEAVGNVAYNERDVAVVQARSNGYVERLFVRAALDPVKKGQPLAALYVPDWVAAQEEFLTVRQMRGPGTDGLVEGARQRMRLAGMTDAQIRSVESSGKVQARLTVSAPINGVVGELTVREGMTIASGAPMFRINGLGTVWVNAELPEAASAAVRPGARVEARTPALPGTLLQGKVSAILPEVEATTRTLKARVELANPGQRLVPGMFATVSFTPAASAETLTVPTEAVIQTGTRSVVMLKQGQGKFMPVDVQIGRESNGQTEILKGLEAGQKVVVSGQFLIDSEASLRGTANRLSGPAPAGGSKQTAAAPTHHAHGKVEHIDKDEITFSHDPVPSMQWPAMTMGFKIPAGGVPKNLAVGDTVDFEFQQTKDGSFQVTSIAPAAVGATRK from the coding sequence ATGGATACTAAAAAGCTGACGATTGCCCTGCTCGTGGCAATTGCCGTGGGTGCTGGCGGCTACGGCCTGTACAAGTTCGGCATGCATCGAGGGATGGGTATGGCAAACGCCCCACAAGCGGCCTCCTCTACCCAGGGAACAAGTGTGAACCAGGCACAGGGACGCAAGGTGTTGTACTGGCACGACCCGATGGTCCCAGGCCAGAAATTCGACAAGCCCGGCAAGTCGCCCTTCATGGATATGGACCTGGTGCCTGTCTACGCGGATGAGGCCGGCGACGAGGGCAAGGTCAGCATTAGCCCTCGAGTCGAACAGAACCTTGGCGTACGCACCGCCGAAGTCACGAAGAACAGGCTCGCCTCCAGCGTGGAAGCCGTCGGCAACGTGGCCTACAACGAGCGGGACGTCGCCGTGGTACAGGCGCGTAGCAACGGTTATGTCGAACGGCTCTTCGTGCGTGCAGCGCTCGACCCGGTAAAAAAGGGACAGCCCCTCGCGGCACTGTATGTGCCCGACTGGGTCGCGGCGCAGGAAGAATTCCTGACGGTGCGCCAGATGAGAGGCCCCGGCACGGATGGACTGGTAGAAGGGGCGCGGCAGCGTATGCGTTTGGCGGGCATGACGGATGCGCAGATCCGTAGTGTCGAGTCCAGCGGCAAGGTGCAGGCGCGCTTGACCGTCAGCGCGCCGATCAATGGCGTCGTCGGAGAACTGACTGTCCGTGAAGGGATGACGATCGCATCGGGTGCGCCCATGTTCCGGATCAATGGGCTCGGCACAGTTTGGGTCAACGCCGAGCTGCCCGAAGCTGCGTCGGCGGCGGTACGTCCAGGCGCCCGGGTCGAAGCCCGCACGCCTGCCCTGCCCGGCACGCTATTGCAAGGCAAAGTCAGCGCGATCCTGCCTGAAGTCGAAGCTACAACGCGCACCCTGAAGGCACGTGTCGAACTGGCCAATCCTGGACAGCGACTGGTGCCAGGCATGTTCGCGACCGTGAGTTTCACACCAGCGGCCAGCGCGGAGACCTTGACGGTGCCGACGGAAGCAGTGATCCAGACCGGTACGCGCAGTGTCGTAATGCTTAAACAAGGCCAGGGCAAATTCATGCCCGTCGATGTACAGATCGGCCGCGAGAGCAATGGACAAACCGAAATCCTCAAAGGTCTCGAGGCCGGACAAAAAGTTGTCGTTTCAGGCCAGTTCCTGATTGATTCCGAAGCCAGCCTGAGGGGCACCGCGAATCGGCTGAGCGGGCCTGCGCCAGCGGGCGGCAGCAAGCAAACCGCCGCGGCGCCAACCCATCATGCGCATGGCAAGGTGGAACATATCGACAAGGATGAAATCACGTTCTCGCACGATCCGGTTCCGAGCATGCAGTGGCCGGCGATGACAATGGGGTTCAAGATCCCCGCCGGGGGCGTTCCGAAAAATCTGGCAGTCGGCGACACGGTGGACTTCGAATTCCAGCAAACGAAGGACGGATCGTTCCAGGTCACCAGTATCGCCCCTGCCGCTGTGGGAGCTACCAGGAAATGA
- a CDS encoding efflux RND transporter permease subunit, with amino-acid sequence MIAKLIRWSILNRFLVLLATVGITAWGIYALQRTPLDALPDLSDVQVIIRTSYPGQAPQIVENQVTYPLTTTMLSVPGAKTVRGYSFFGDSFVYILFEDGTDPYWARSRVLEYLNQVQSRLPPQAKTALGPDASGVGWVYEYALVDRSGKMDLSQLRAFQDWFLKYELKTVPNVSEVASLGGMVRQYQIVLDPDKLRAYNIAHNVIIDAVQKANQEAGGSVLELGEAEYMVRASGYLQSLDDFRKIPLTTSAAGVSVQLGDVARIQLGPEMRRGISELNGEGEVAGGVIVMRSGKNALETIDAVKAKLADLKPSLPPGVEIVPTYDRSHLIQRAVDNLRDKLVEEFIVVGLVCAVFLFHLRSALVAIVTLPIGILIAFIVMHYQGVNANIMSLGGIAIAVGAMVDAAVVMIENAHKHIEAWNHSHPGAKLEGEARWRVIGDAAAEVGPALFFSLLIIVLSFIPVFTLEAQEGRLFSPLAFTKTYSMAAAAGLAVTLIPVLMGYLIRGRIPDERKNPLNRLLIAVYRPLLDGVLRFPKATLVAAAVIAVITVWPMTRLGGEFMPPLDEGDLLYMPSALPGLSVGKVSQLLQQTDRLIKTVPEVQSVFGKAGRAETATDPAPLEMFETTIQFKPRDQWRPGMTTDKLVEELDRVVKVPGLSNIWVPPIRNRIDMLATGIKSPVGVKLAGTSLQEIDRVAGEIERIVKTVPGVSSALAERLNGGRYVDVNINRDQAARYGLNIADVQSVVSAAIGGDNIGETVEGLQRFPINVRYPREFRDSVENLRQLPVLTPRGAQIRLGDVAAIRINDGPPMLRSENARLSGWVYVDIRGRDMNSVVRDMQQAVAKEVKLQPGYSISWSGQFEYLERASAKLKVVVPATLLVIFFLLYLTFKRFDEAILIMATLPFALAGGIWLLWILGHHLSVASAVGFIALAGVAAEFGVIMLLYLKHAWEARLAAGKSSEADLLDAIREGAVQRVRPKAMTVAVIIAGLVPIMIAHGTGSEIMQRIAAPMVGGMLSAPLLSMFVVPVVYMLMRCRELRHEDVRKPERREVIYENS; translated from the coding sequence ATGATCGCCAAACTGATTCGCTGGTCGATCCTCAACCGCTTCCTGGTCCTGCTTGCCACAGTCGGGATCACGGCCTGGGGCATCTACGCGCTGCAGCGTACGCCGCTCGACGCACTCCCCGACTTGTCCGACGTGCAGGTGATCATCCGCACCTCCTATCCGGGCCAGGCGCCGCAAATTGTCGAGAACCAGGTCACCTATCCGCTGACTACGACGATGCTCTCGGTACCTGGCGCGAAAACGGTGCGCGGCTATTCCTTCTTTGGCGATTCCTTCGTCTATATCCTGTTCGAGGACGGCACCGACCCCTACTGGGCGCGCTCGCGCGTCCTGGAATATTTGAACCAGGTTCAGTCGCGCCTGCCGCCACAGGCAAAAACTGCGCTCGGGCCGGACGCCAGCGGGGTTGGCTGGGTGTACGAGTACGCCCTGGTCGACCGCAGCGGCAAGATGGACCTGTCGCAGCTGCGCGCGTTCCAGGACTGGTTCCTCAAGTACGAACTCAAGACGGTGCCGAATGTGTCGGAAGTCGCAAGCCTGGGCGGCATGGTTCGCCAGTACCAAATCGTTCTTGATCCCGACAAGCTGCGGGCCTACAACATTGCGCATAACGTTATCATCGACGCTGTACAAAAGGCAAACCAGGAGGCTGGCGGCTCGGTGCTCGAGCTGGGCGAAGCCGAATACATGGTGCGCGCGAGCGGTTACCTGCAATCGCTGGACGACTTCCGCAAGATTCCACTGACGACCTCGGCGGCGGGCGTTTCCGTCCAGCTCGGTGACGTCGCGCGCATCCAGCTCGGTCCGGAAATGCGGCGCGGCATCTCCGAACTGAACGGCGAAGGCGAGGTGGCCGGCGGCGTCATCGTCATGCGCTCCGGAAAAAATGCGCTGGAAACAATCGATGCGGTGAAAGCCAAACTGGCGGACCTCAAGCCGAGCTTGCCTCCCGGCGTGGAGATCGTCCCGACCTATGACCGCTCGCACCTGATCCAGCGGGCTGTCGACAACCTGCGCGACAAGCTGGTCGAAGAATTCATCGTGGTCGGGCTTGTCTGCGCAGTCTTCCTGTTCCATCTGCGCTCCGCGCTGGTCGCGATTGTGACGCTACCGATTGGTATTCTGATCGCCTTCATCGTCATGCATTACCAGGGCGTGAACGCCAACATCATGTCGCTCGGCGGTATCGCGATCGCGGTGGGCGCGATGGTCGACGCCGCCGTGGTCATGATCGAGAACGCACACAAGCATATCGAGGCGTGGAATCACAGTCATCCCGGCGCAAAACTTGAGGGAGAAGCCCGCTGGCGCGTCATCGGAGACGCCGCCGCCGAAGTTGGCCCGGCACTGTTCTTTTCGCTGCTGATCATCGTGCTGTCGTTCATTCCGGTGTTCACGCTGGAGGCGCAGGAAGGACGGCTGTTCTCCCCACTTGCCTTCACGAAGACCTATTCCATGGCAGCGGCCGCGGGCCTGGCCGTGACCTTGATACCGGTCCTGATGGGTTACCTCATCCGTGGACGGATTCCCGATGAACGGAAGAACCCGCTGAATCGTCTCTTGATCGCTGTCTACCGGCCCTTGCTCGATGGCGTACTGCGCTTTCCGAAGGCGACTCTGGTCGCTGCTGCGGTAATTGCCGTCATTACCGTTTGGCCGATGACGCGGCTCGGCGGCGAATTCATGCCGCCTCTCGACGAAGGCGACCTTCTGTACATGCCCTCGGCGCTGCCAGGGCTATCGGTGGGCAAGGTGTCACAGCTGTTGCAGCAGACGGACCGCCTGATCAAGACAGTACCGGAAGTGCAAAGCGTGTTCGGCAAGGCTGGACGGGCCGAGACGGCCACCGATCCTGCACCACTTGAGATGTTCGAGACCACGATCCAGTTCAAGCCCAGGGATCAATGGCGGCCGGGAATGACCACGGATAAGCTGGTCGAGGAGCTCGACCGCGTGGTCAAGGTGCCTGGGCTTTCCAACATCTGGGTGCCACCGATCCGGAACCGCATCGACATGCTGGCCACCGGCATCAAGAGTCCGGTCGGTGTCAAGTTGGCCGGTACCAGCCTGCAGGAGATCGACCGCGTTGCCGGAGAAATTGAGCGGATCGTCAAGACGGTGCCAGGCGTGTCTTCGGCACTCGCCGAACGCCTCAACGGCGGACGTTATGTCGACGTCAACATCAACCGCGACCAGGCAGCGCGCTACGGCTTGAATATCGCCGATGTGCAGAGTGTCGTATCGGCGGCGATTGGGGGCGACAACATCGGCGAGACTGTCGAAGGCCTGCAGCGCTTCCCGATCAACGTCCGCTATCCGCGCGAATTCCGGGATTCAGTCGAAAACCTCCGCCAGTTGCCGGTCCTGACACCCCGCGGCGCACAGATTCGCCTGGGAGATGTAGCGGCGATCCGCATCAATGACGGCCCGCCCATGCTCAGAAGCGAAAATGCACGGCTATCCGGCTGGGTGTACGTCGACATCCGGGGGCGGGACATGAACTCGGTGGTACGGGACATGCAGCAGGCTGTCGCGAAGGAGGTCAAGCTGCAGCCTGGCTACTCAATTTCCTGGTCGGGTCAGTTCGAATACCTGGAACGCGCCAGCGCGAAGCTCAAGGTTGTCGTACCAGCGACGCTACTGGTGATCTTCTTCCTCCTGTATCTGACATTCAAGCGCTTTGACGAGGCGATCCTGATCATGGCCACCTTGCCGTTCGCACTGGCCGGCGGGATCTGGCTGCTCTGGATCCTCGGGCATCACCTTTCGGTCGCCAGCGCGGTCGGCTTCATTGCGCTTGCCGGCGTGGCGGCCGAGTTCGGGGTGATCATGCTGCTCTACCTCAAGCATGCCTGGGAAGCCCGCCTGGCTGCCGGGAAGTCATCTGAAGCTGATTTGCTGGATGCCATTCGGGAAGGCGCGGTTCAACGCGTGAGGCCGAAGGCCATGACCGTCGCGGTCATCATCGCGGGTCTGGTACCGATCATGATCGCCCATGGTACCGGCTCCGAAATCATGCAACGTATTGCGGCGCCAATGGTTGGCGGCATGCTGTCCGCGCCATTGCTGTCGATGTTTGTGGTCCCGGTCGTCTACATGTTGATGCGTTGTCGGGAGCTTCGACACGAGGATGTCCGAAAACCTGAACGCAGGGAGGTCATTTATGAAAATTCATGA
- a CDS encoding copper-binding protein: MKRFAPLFLLSALTISGAAFGQAADMKGMDMKQGCMDMKDMKGMKDMKGMDMPACKDMMKGKASDSKAQATSKTGVVHKTSAVVKALDQTNGKVTLDHDLVKTLNWPAMTMSFGVKDKSLLDKLAVGKKVDVEFTKQGSNYVISSVK; encoded by the coding sequence ATGAAACGTTTTGCCCCACTGTTCCTTCTTTCTGCATTGACCATTTCCGGCGCGGCTTTCGGCCAGGCAGCTGATATGAAGGGAATGGATATGAAACAAGGCTGCATGGACATGAAGGATATGAAGGGTATGAAGGATATGAAGGGCATGGATATGCCGGCGTGCAAGGACATGATGAAGGGGAAAGCGTCCGATAGCAAAGCCCAGGCCACGTCCAAGACAGGGGTAGTGCATAAAACATCAGCCGTAGTGAAGGCGCTGGATCAGACCAACGGCAAGGTGACGCTTGACCATGATCTGGTCAAAACCCTCAACTGGCCGGCAATGACGATGAGCTTTGGAGTGAAGGACAAGTCATTGCTCGACAAGCTGGCCGTCGGCAAGAAAGTCGATGTGGAGTTCACTAAGCAAGGGTCGAACTACGTCATCTCATCTGTCAAATAA
- a CDS encoding four-helix bundle copper-binding protein, whose amino-acid sequence MLQNQFQSCIKACYECAEACDTCAAACLQESDPKIMARCIMLDDECAAVCRLAAQLMSRSSEHANLLCQLCTDICDACAQECGSHQYQHCQDCAAACRRCANECRRMTQLISGQGTSAGAHSR is encoded by the coding sequence ATGTTGCAAAACCAATTCCAGTCGTGTATCAAGGCATGTTATGAATGCGCCGAAGCATGCGATACCTGCGCCGCGGCGTGCCTGCAAGAGTCAGACCCTAAAATAATGGCGCGCTGCATCATGCTCGACGACGAGTGCGCTGCGGTCTGCCGTCTTGCCGCGCAGCTGATGAGCCGTTCATCAGAGCATGCTAATCTGCTGTGCCAGCTATGCACCGATATTTGCGACGCGTGCGCACAGGAATGCGGTAGCCACCAATACCAGCATTGCCAGGACTGCGCTGCTGCCTGCCGCCGCTGTGCCAACGAGTGCCGCAGGATGACGCAATTGATCAGTGGTCAAGGAACGTCTGCAGGCGCTCATTCCCGCTGA
- a CDS encoding TniQ family protein — MKTRARQPSQVTDGIAANSFKPASAGPCRWHNHHRKTTNREVSTRILSKMLQKRAGQLGNHRIGGTEPSVTRMKLCPACLDEDIAHFGEGYWHRKHQISCVHFCEEHATELIEAIIPNGPRKSIPALTPLLAARPYLPILTERTRQRLIEVSRLASQYLEQSIVYDLTVSRKLPPKAFRDLYELGQHLHTANIRRDYLNYFWEQSLEILEIPRNSNAHLDYIRCQDPLGYIRA; from the coding sequence TTGAAGACCAGGGCGCGGCAGCCGTCGCAAGTCACCGATGGTATCGCAGCCAATTCCTTCAAACCAGCTAGCGCAGGGCCTTGCCGCTGGCATAATCATCATAGGAAGACAACCAATAGGGAAGTAAGCACTCGCATACTAAGCAAGATGCTCCAAAAGCGCGCAGGTCAGCTTGGAAACCATCGTATTGGAGGAACAGAGCCATCGGTGACCAGGATGAAGCTATGCCCGGCCTGTTTAGACGAGGATATTGCGCATTTTGGTGAGGGGTACTGGCACAGGAAGCATCAGATCAGCTGCGTACATTTCTGTGAAGAACATGCTACGGAACTCATTGAAGCAATAATACCCAACGGCCCTAGAAAATCCATCCCGGCCTTGACACCTCTGCTGGCAGCGCGTCCTTATCTCCCGATCCTAACTGAGCGAACGAGGCAAAGGCTCATCGAAGTATCACGCCTAGCTAGTCAATATTTGGAACAATCAATCGTTTACGATCTAACCGTTTCCAGGAAGTTACCTCCAAAAGCATTTCGAGATCTATATGAGCTTGGACAGCATTTACATACCGCGAACATAAGAAGAGACTATTTAAATTACTTCTGGGAGCAATCTCTTGAAATATTGGAAATTCCACGCAACTCAAATGCGCACCTCGACTACATTAGATGTCAAGACCCGCTTGGTTATATACGCGCTTAG
- a CDS encoding helix-turn-helix domain-containing protein, giving the protein MLVGLLKQFGTGLQKARKSRGLTQEDFSVVSSRTYLSSLERGIKAPTITKIDDIAAVLGVHPLSLVAFAYLPKDIAERKKLFSQVIADLKSFED; this is encoded by the coding sequence GTGCTCGTGGGGTTGCTCAAACAATTTGGAACAGGACTGCAGAAGGCGAGGAAGAGTCGAGGTCTGACACAAGAGGATTTTTCGGTAGTTTCGAGTCGAACCTATCTCAGCAGCCTGGAACGCGGGATCAAAGCCCCTACGATTACAAAGATCGACGACATCGCAGCGGTGCTGGGTGTACATCCGTTGTCTCTCGTTGCGTTCGCGTATCTGCCGAAGGACATTGCGGAGCGAAAGAAACTTTTTTCTCAGGTAATAGCTGACCTGAAATCGTTCGAAGATTAG
- a CDS encoding DNA-binding protein has translation MLENRQSTASMQADIDCLRDRFPRTADLYREACAVMFFRYGVTPTTNALYQLVRKGSMSVPSEALKRFWSDLRERARVDLQHADLPDQVKQSGGQLIGEIWALAQKAADESIIVLRQSAMVERDAALAEKDRLEDDIAQLSAQLKDGRDQIAAAEGTIVKQRDELGAAAAAQQETDLRLNEARADIETLRDQISSMLRERAAEIEKLTDRILQAEQRYTDLAKRTLVDLDKERTAATKLQKQLDAERRTFASRIEEIQSEAQRAQFQLARQGQELSAYMTKAELLADERDRAASQTMRTAFQCGELESQLAAERAKVAELREQLERFASTSKPSRREPRSTPVIPRQRRRPGSKQDK, from the coding sequence ATGCTCGAGAATAGGCAAAGCACAGCCTCTATGCAGGCTGACATTGATTGCCTGCGTGATCGGTTTCCACGCACTGCGGATCTCTATAGGGAAGCTTGTGCCGTTATGTTCTTCAGGTACGGCGTGACTCCAACAACGAACGCTCTCTATCAGCTTGTTCGGAAAGGGAGTATGTCTGTTCCAAGCGAAGCATTGAAAAGGTTTTGGAGTGACTTGCGTGAACGGGCAAGGGTCGACCTTCAGCATGCGGACTTGCCCGATCAGGTAAAGCAGTCGGGCGGCCAGCTGATCGGTGAGATCTGGGCGCTAGCCCAAAAGGCTGCTGACGAGTCGATCATTGTATTGCGGCAGAGCGCAATGGTCGAACGCGACGCTGCCCTGGCCGAAAAGGACCGTCTGGAAGATGACATCGCTCAACTGTCTGCCCAGCTCAAGGACGGCCGCGATCAAATAGCAGCAGCTGAGGGGACGATCGTAAAACAGCGGGATGAACTTGGCGCGGCAGCAGCAGCCCAGCAAGAAACGGACTTGAGACTGAATGAGGCTAGAGCTGACATTGAAACGTTGCGCGACCAGATAAGTTCGATGTTAAGAGAGCGCGCGGCGGAGATCGAGAAATTAACTGACCGCATCCTTCAAGCTGAGCAGCGTTACACCGATCTGGCGAAAAGAACCCTGGTTGACCTGGACAAAGAGCGAACTGCGGCGACGAAACTGCAGAAGCAACTCGACGCCGAGCGCCGGACGTTCGCGTCCCGCATTGAAGAAATCCAGTCCGAGGCACAGCGGGCTCAGTTTCAGCTTGCCCGACAAGGCCAAGAGCTCAGCGCCTATATGACTAAGGCGGAACTACTTGCCGACGAGCGAGACCGAGCGGCTAGCCAGACCATGAGAACCGCATTTCAGTGCGGGGAACTGGAGAGCCAGCTCGCTGCAGAGCGAGCAAAGGTTGCTGAGTTGCGTGAACAACTCGAGCGATTCGCCAGCACATCGAAACCAAGCAGGCGGGAGCCGCGCTCGACGCCTGTAATCCCTCGCCAGCGGCGTCGACCCGGCAGCAAACAAGACAAATAG